Within the Mustela lutreola isolate mMusLut2 chromosome 2, mMusLut2.pri, whole genome shotgun sequence genome, the region ATTTCACAAATCCCAGTGAAATACACCTAATTACTTTTTAGCACTTATTCCTGAGTTGTGATTAAGCCATTCAATCAAGCATACTTAATTTTCTGGTGGTTTCCTCTACAGACTTACAATAATACAATATAGATGGACCAATAATTTTCAAATTACTTATACAGACCTTCCATAGGACACAAATATTCCCTATATTCGAGCTGCTCTAGAGACGAAGCATGTGATGTTACCAGGTAGTCAAGACTTATAGCTCCATCTCTGAAGTCCAACTCATTGAATTAAAATCCTGGATCCACTGTTTTCCATCTTCCTGATCTTGGACAACTAACTAAATGTATCTGTGCGTTTAccctccttgaaaaaaaaaaaagtgagtattaaaaaattatactcatCTGACTCGGTTGTTTGAGTTTCAAGTTAGAAAATACATACACAGTGTTTGGTAAACAACTAGGACCAAATTAATAAGATCTACCTTAAGGCTTTTGGCGTAGTACTGCATAGGCAAGAAAATGTTCTTGAAATTCATTATGCTTGGCTTCTAAGAGAAAAGTATGCTTTTAATCTAAACCTATGTCTTGAAAAGTGTGGGGTAAGTGATACCAGTGCACAACTCCTACCATAGCCTTTCTGTTCAAGCAAGAGGATCTATGATCTATGAAGAATGTTCTGTAATGTGTACCCACTGAGTCACTTCTATAGTTTTTGAGAACACTCCCTAGGTTATGTTCCATATTGCTTAATGGAAGGACTTTTCTTGGTCTTCGTCTTAAAATTTAAGTCCAATATAGAGAAATCATGAGAGTAAACTGAGCCTGTGGCCCAAGAAGCAAATAACGGCCGAAGCATCAAATAATATCTTACATATACTGACACAAACACATCATTAGGCATTTAATGGCCATGATGGCATTTCCTTGCCACAATCATCCAAGGAATTAgccattatctccattttctaatagagaaactgagcctcagaaatGTTAGCTTGTCCCAAggcacacagctaataaatggcagaATTTGGATTTGAACAAGGTCCAGTTTAATCCAAAGCCAATTCTCTTCCCACTACACTAAATGGCCTACACAGCATCTCTTCATGTCATCACACCATTATCTATTCCAATACCAAGAATCTGTAGTTCTTGAATCCACACATTTTCTCTCTGTAAAGAGTTCCAACATGCTCCATGATGATTCAGATTAGAAGGATACTGACATCTTCTTCAGCTAACTTCTTATGTAGTGATCCTGGTCAGCCTGGAAAGAATGAATTAAGGTCTAGGATAATAAACAGAGTAGGTGGGAAAATGAAAACCTCATTTAACACTGCTGTTCCTCTCCTCAGCATCCCCATGCCCACCAGCACCACACATAAACCCCATGCTTAGCCGGCCACTGGTCACCAACACCTTGACACCCAACAAGCCACACCCATTAGAGGAACATATCCTTGGGAGACAAAAGAAATGGTGTTCTCCCTCTTGTCTTCAGAAACAGTGGCCAAAACACATTTTACTCTTTCCAGACCCTCTGATTTGAGTTGCATTAGTAACAGTCTTCCCTGTGCATGAATTTCAACTTCATTTGCATGATTGGCTGTGACAGGAATACTGAGAAGCTGCCACGCAGATGAAGTCTCTCCTTGTTGTTGCCAAGGCTCTGTCACTACTGTGCCCAGAAGCTTTGTGTCAATGTCTCTTGCTGGAGGAATGCTCTGCTGGTGAGGCTGCCGTATGCTCTGTTACTATTGAGATCACACAGTGTTCTTTCAGCCTCTTTCAGGCCTACCTCAACCACTTCTCAATTCCACCTCTCTATGGAAACACCTGTGTAAGTGGTGTTTTATAGAATTTAGGCTTGAAACTTCCTCTTTAGGATGACCTGTCTCTAAACCACCCACAGAACTGACAGGTAAATCAACATTAGCTTTGTCATAAACTCAGCTACTTGCCAGCCCACTTCAGCGAGGCTTGGCATGTTTCCTGAGCATTTCCCTTGATAAAAGGTGTTTCTTGCATCATTCAAGatacaaaacatacaaaacagctagtcttcctttttttttttttttttttttggatgactaGCTTTCCTAATCTATCATAGATTCTGGGGTTTATCTATAAATCCCTGCCTCTGCTCTTCAGATAGAGCCTCTGAGCTAGCTAATCATGATTCTGTATCTTACCGAGTGTTTCCTTCAAGGTCATGTGCTGAGAACTTTCACATTATTAACTTATCAAGTACCACAGTGGAACCATCATTATCATCTTGGTTTTGGAGTTAAGGAAACTGAGATGAGAGTGGTTAAATAACTTGTACATAGCCACACAGGTGGAATTCAAACAGCCTTCACCCAGCAAGGCGAATATTCAGACCCAGAAAAACCTGACTTCAGGGTTCATGCTCTTTACCACTACCTTCTGACACCCTGAACAATGAAAGCTCCATTTAAGAGCACACCCacaggggaacctggatggctcagtgggttaagcctctgactttggttcaggtcatgatctcagggtcatgggatcaagccccgcatcgggctgtctgctcagcagggagcctgcttcctctctctctgcctgcctgcctacttgatctctctctctctctgtgtgtcaaataaatacataaaatctttaaaaaaaaaaaaaaaaaaaaaaaaaaaaaagagcacaccCACAGCTTCACAATAGCCAGGCTACTCTAAACAAAACTCATCTCTCTTCACACCTTCTGGCTCCATGGCCTTATGACTTTCATGTCATGTTCCCCATCATGTCATGTTCCTCATCTTCTGCTGACTAGCACAAACATGCTCTTATTCTGCTTCATACCATACAAAAAATTGGAAGGGAACATGTGCTCCCTTcttcttccaaatatttattcGATTTTCATCTGGTGAAAAACCAATAACATAAAACCCACAAAGGTgctgaataaaaataatagtgcgACCATTAAGTTTGTAATTCTAAATGAAGTCAATTTATTTAACACAAAGAGTATTTtcccaactcaaaaaaaaaaaaaaacagtgaagaaatagtgaaaagaggaagaaaaatcggAGAAATGTAGTGAGTATACTAAGCTTGAACTCATTATATTCAAAGGTCTCTGGCTACTATGTGATTATGAAGTCCACAGAggttaaaattgaaaattttcttaTACTTTTCAAGCAATAGATTCTACCTCACAGTTGACTATAAGTGTTCTGATGCAGCAGATAAAATCATGGACGGACAGGGAGTAGACACAGATTTCAGTTGTGGTTCTGATGTTATTAATAACAAGGACAACATCTGATAAGAGTTAAATCCATCAGAATTCATGGGACTAGACAGGGTTCAGTGTCCCTTTAAACTCCAACATTAAATGGATTTCTGATATTAGTAGCACATTATATTCATACATTATTATAAGCCAGATTCAATGCTAAGTGTTTCCATTGATAATAACCAGTGACCAAAGTGTCATGTTGACTTAAACACTCATGTTAGTTCCTGGTTGCAACTCCCAGTTCTCTATAACATATAGTCTCCTAGTGacctaaaatatttaacatgcTTTCCAATTCCAGCTTACTACCAGAAATGCCCCAAAgagcaaaaaaacagaaattattttctttgaagacaGAAGACATGTCCATTCACTCACAAACCCATGCACAATAATAtgtatttagagaaataaaagtttctaGATATCATAAGAAATCAATTTATCTCAGTTAGAATTTGTTATCTCCTATCCACACATTCCACCCATTCTTCACTTACGGGGCAGTTGCAAACCACCAGTAACACAGCAAGTTGGCTCATAAGTTTGAGAAGATTCCAGGAGTTGTGACCCTGGTGCCACATAAACCGGAGGCCTACACGAACTGGATTCAGAGCTCTGAGACTGACCTGGGCCAGGTTCACATTCCAGAGACTGACAACTCTTAGACACACATGTCTTAGGTGGACAACTCTTTGCCACAGAGCTCACAGGCTGGCAGCTCTGGACTACAGAACCCACTTGCTGGCTGCTTCCTGACTGGCAAGGCTGAGACACACACTCCGACACTGCTGAGGAATGTCCTGATTGGCACATTGTCTTTTCAAAGGCCCTGGAATTAGAGCAAGTTGTTTGGACAACTCTGGGGAGGCCAGCACTTTGCGCACAGCTCGGTTCTGCGCACAGTTCCTGTTTATGGTTGGGCACTTTGCAGCTGGTCGTCTCACTGCAGGTTTCTTGAAAGTTGTCCAAGAGCCAGGTCCTGCCATGGCAGCTGCTGGGTAAAAAAAGTCCATCTTCAAAGTCTATAAGCTTAGACCCATGTACGATGGCAGAGAGTGGTGGGACATTGTAGGAGCTCCTGAGCGAGTGGCCTTGGCTCTGAAGCATACTGTTTAAACCCTTGATTGAAGTTGGTCTTAAGGACCCAGGGTGCCAGGTCTGAAGattcttttttggtgagattatatactcagaaaactgggTGTTGGCTTCTTCTCAAGACTCCTTTCCACCTCATTGCTTAAGCTAATTTGAAGAATAACATCTCATTAGCACTTTGTTTAGTAACATATGAAGATGACATCCTATTAACAAAGAAGCCAGTCCATTCCGAATCTTCAAAATGGCTTTCATGTTAGCCCCAAAGCTGATTCATCAGGGCAGAGTTTCTCAAATATGAGTCCCAACATGCCACCcaagctaacattttttttttcttagttgccATGACTCTCCAGGGAGAGTCATGGCGACTAATGGAAAAAACCAATTGTAAACTAATCAGTATTCAGCACTGGAGTTTGGAGGGATGCTCTTTTGGCAAAACAGAATAATATGATCAAGACATTTTCAGTCAGAAGGCAATCCAGTTAAGCTGACCCTCATTCCACTCAGATCTTGGTCTGTCCAACTGGTCGGGATGTGTGAAAGACTCAACAATGGAATCTCTTCTTACTCTCACCCAAAGTACTGTAAGTGGCCATTGCCTTATAAATATCATTCCCTTTGTTTAACATTTTGTATCCCTTGTCTTATTGAAGGTCAAATATAAACCGCCTCTTTATGAAGCTTTTCTTTGATCTTCCTATTTACAGGTTACGACTTCTTCCTCTGAATTACCAGTGGACTTTGACacattctttattattctttattttttattatttattatcttttgtgTCTCAGCATAAGAGCAACCCTCAAGAGTGGCTTTCCTTCGTCACCCTGTTTGAAAAAAGATTCCATTCTCAAAGTCCGTTTTTCTGCTTTTACAGAACTTAACTCAGtttataatgaataataataataataataattctttattaATGACGAAGTCATGTATTTACTTTATTTGTACTTCTCAGCTGTTGATAATCTGGCCTTGTAACAAACTTGTCTCAGAATTGCTCCTCATTTTTGTTTGCTGTGGTTTTCTTTGACTGCAGACTGATGATCAGCCCCCACATTTATCACATTAGCAGCTGGACGCAGTTTAGCTTCATCCTCGTTAACACAGGACTGCCAGCGCAATTTCTATAGCACCTTCTATAATTCATTTAGCTCAGCTCATGAAAGAGAAACAACTGAAGTGTATTCTTAGCACAGCGCTCTGGCCCCTTTCCTCAGATCTGAAGAAAATCAAGAACATTCAGGAACCTGGAACAGCTCTGATTCAAACTCCTCCTTAACATGTGACGGACTGGGGATAGCCTCTCTTTCAAAGGACACATGCGAAGGCATTCAGCCTGACAAGCAGCACGCTCGACCAGTGTGTAATGCCTTCACAACATATGCAAGTTACTTATAATGCTGAATTACCAGTCCTGTGTGTTTGAAGATCCCATTATGCCCTCCCTATGACCCCAACAGGACCTCATTTAAATCATAGGCATATTTGTATTTATCATCACAGAGGCTTCCACTGTAGCTTGTTAACTCTCAGGCTTAGAAGCATTAAATGGATTTGCATTGCCCTGAGAGTAAGATCCATCCTCCTTAACCCAGCCTACTCAGCACTTGTAAAACCTGCGTGCTCCCTATTTTACTAAATCTAAATCTGCCCTTTCCCTCAGCCTCACATCCTCCATTTGCACAGGCTTCTACTGGGCTCTTGAGTATGTCAAGCCTCCCTTTGCCTCATTACTCTGCATGTGCAGCTGCCTGTCTgtctcccccttccctgccttctcCCACGCCACCTACAGCTCCTTTCCTCATCTTTTGTGTCTCAGCATAAGAGCGACCCTCAAGAGTGGCTTTCCTTCATCACCCTGTTTGAAAAAAGATTCCATTCTCAAAGTGTGTTTTTCTGCTTTCATAGAACTTATCTCAgattataatgattttatttgtttcttcactGTGCCTTTGCCACAGCATTGTGAGTTCCATAAAGGCAAAAAGCATGTATATCTTCCTCGCTATTGTATCCCCAGCACTGAGCACATGGCTGACATATAATAAGAGTTCCataaatgtatttcaaaaaattaatgaatagaaactgcaatttttttttttttttataaatggaagttgCTAAATGTGTTCAAATTATAGATAATGTCTGAAGGGATAGAGTTCTGAAATCTTGATGTACCCAAAATTTTTGAGAATTGGCCAGGGTACAGAGTTTAAAGAGAATAATAATAAGACCCATGCTTACCTTTCAGCTACCCGTTTGTGAAATAAGAGTAAAATCATTAAGGAAGCCACTTATTAGCATGGCACAAGCTGAgtcaattatttcaaaatattgtttgATTGTATGTAGGCatgttttaaaaagcttttccCATGAAAAAGCTGTCAGCACAACAGCACAACAGAGTCCTGTTGCAAAACTAGACTcggaggggggcagaggcaggacaTCACCCAGGCCAGCATTCACACAATTGTCTCCAGCAGCCTGCCTTCTTATTAACCTCACAATGTGTTGCAAATTAGCGAATACCTGCGCAGTTCCCAATCTCCAAATGTCAAATAGTGAAGCTAGgtctgtcatttgtgaataaggCCACCGCatgaattcttttctctttgggaTGAAGCCTTAACTTGCACATGCTATTTAACTGAGTGCTGAATTAATAGGTGTTTCAGCATGCAATTTTAGCTCAATGAGTAAATACAGATTTTGGCTGGTGCTAGATTTATAGAGGGAGTTACTAGGTTTATTACTGTGGCATGATGTATGCTAGGACAACCGGTCACCTTCAGACTGCTTTAGTGCAACCAACTAAAAACTAAGTGTTCACTTTGTAGGCACTTGTACAATGACAATTATGTTGTCTATTGCCTAGTTTTCTTGTGACGGAGGTAGAAATAGTCATGTGATTGTTTATGGTGACTGGATACTTTGCTGCTGAATCGTTGAACAATTCCCTGGTCTCCCAGTCTTGAAATAGAAATATGATTGCAGCTGCAGTAGCACCCCCTTACCACCAGAGGGTGGAATATTAAAAATGGGGGAGGAGAAAGGCgtgaaatacaagaaaggatTTTCCAGTTATGATTCTAAGCCAAGATCTAGAATCACAAACCTTGAACATTTCCCTTAAATGTCTATGCCTtgacttaatcatttttaaaataaaaattgtgagaGTATCAACCTCATAAAATGGTTTTACAGGTGAAATGAGATGATACATACAATACCTGATTACCTGCCACATATGGaataggaaatgaataaaagtagCAATTATTTCTGATCAGGTTAAGGATCTTTGTGCAGACCAAAATGTTGTTCTGATGGTGATGTCAATCTTGGATTGAGATAAAActatgtaaagaaaataaacacaggaTAAAATAAACACAGTATCTTCTTTGtgtgtttcagatttttttatgtCCATAAATGTAGCACATTCCATTTTTCTAAGGGTTGGATTATATTCATCAGTCCAATTAAAGGTCCAGTCAACCTGTTTCTATCTCTCAAGGGCTTAGCAGTTGATGATTATAAGGTTGAACAGTTTATATTACTTCTATATTTGATTATGTGGCTATGTTGGACTTCTGAACACTTTTTCAGCCATATTAAAtagtaaaacataaataaacaaaagattaGAGTAACATAATTCAGCTCATTTCCTCACAGTTTATTTCCTCTATCCTTGTCTTAGTTTTATCTCACCAACCAAATGACTTAAGTTAATTTAAATCCATTCCTCTTCTCCAACCAGGAAGTCACTCATATAGACAGATTGTATAGCAATGGAAGACTACTAGACCAAGAGTGAAGAGATCTCGCATCTAGCCCTGTTTCTATTAATTCATTGCATGAGTTTGGACAAGTCACTCTGCCTCTCTGGTATCTTCTAAGATAATGAATTCAGATGAAAAGATCTCGAAGGTCCTTTGTAGCTGTCACATTCTAGGATTTTCTATCAGAATCTTAATATCTTAGAGTTGAAAAGGACATGAAATGGCATCTTGTCAAATCTACCTGCTGAATGAAATCTGCACTTTCATTTAAGCCAtctaatttttattaagattacttataaaaattttaacaggaCGGAACAAAGACTGAAGTCAGTAGGCTATTAGTTGCCATGTAGAAATCCATCACTTAAAATGAATAGTCCTATTGTATTTGAGACTAACtctgagaaatacagaaaaagtatatttttcaCTGGTCCACCTCAAAAGAGCGTGCCAAGGGGAATGACCAACTTCCTTTAAATATAACGTTTTGTAAAATAAGTCAAGTATTATACAACCCCTTTCAGACACTGTAatgcatacagaaaaaaaatcttagtctCTGGAATACTCAGAATTATGACACTATTACTATAATAATGATCCCATGTGGAATATGGGAATGGTCTCATGTCAGCTTTATCTATTTTGAAATTGATTCTCTTAGAACACTGTAATAAACAAATTCACAtgtgacatcattttttttttctatgaaactaTCTCTAAATAATTTTGCTTCTTGGGACAATTCTTGGTCATTTACAATTCAATGCCGTCAGACTTTGATTTAAAtagcaaaaaaggaagaaagaaagaaagaaaaggaaaaaagaaagaaagaaagaaagaaagaaagaaagaaagaaagaaagaactacacACTGTCTATTTAGCCATTAACAAAGAGTATTTGGAAAGAAACAATAGACCATAGTATCTTGACCATTTGAGCATTTACTCCCATATTTTTCAACCCTTTGTTCCACTATGTCTTGGATGTGAAAGTGTCATGGTTTATTATAGTAATTATACACTTGCTTTTGTTCCTTTCCCCAGATGTACTTACTCTGGTCTGTCCTTGAGGTTAGCTTTTGGTGAAgttatttttctgcctttgtgTGACCCAGAAGTAGGAATTTACTTGTGAGTTCTCACACTTTTCTTATGACTACTGCAGTTGTGATAATATGTCATTAAGATGGTACTAagtcattttttataataatggtGACCAGAAGATTAATGACATTACTGACAACTAGCTTATCCAAATTGAGTTCAGCTATCAAAAATGAAtgactgtggggcacctgggtggctcagtgggttaagcttctgccttcagctccggtcatgatgggatggagccccacatcaggctctccactcagcagggagcctgcttcccccttctctctctgcctgcctctctccctacttatgatctctctcttgtgtcaaataaataagtaaaaatcttttaaaaaaaaatgaatgactctTTGTTTATATTGACATAATACATCCTGGAGAATATCGTCCTAGATCCATTTCATTCTTTCATCtactaaattcatatttattgagtatttactacTTTCCAGACCCCATCAGGTAAGATTCCATTGTGTTCATTGAGAATATAACCAGGAAGACCAAACAaaatagaactgataaacaaaataatgctccaaataaaatataaaatagtgaatttgtaattaataaaaaatgagaaatatttagtGCTAATGTTGGGTGGGAACTAATCAACTCTATTGATTATGGAGTCTTccaaaaagaagggagagaagaggtaaTATTTCTGTGGGTTTTAAAGGGTTAGAAAGACATGACACTCCTAAAATTATGAAACCATTTAAGACTTCAGTTCTGTACAATGTGTTCAAGGAAACAGGAGTAGATAGCATTGgtggagtgcaagttggtgcagtgaATGCATGTGGGAAGTGGCGGGAGAGGGACTAGGACAGGGCAAAGGTGATGGCAAACGGTCTTTAATATTACACGGGGTCTTTGTTGGGAGAGTCGGTTGTTCCAGCTTTTAAATGAATGTATCATATAGGAAAACGTTAGCTACAAGTAACTGAAGTTGTTTTTCAAAAAGGTTTAGGTAATAAGAGAAGTTTATTGGCTCATATTTACTAAAGTACAGAAATGAGACTCTGTTCCTTGCATTTCTCTTGGCTTTGCTGTTTTTCATGTAATGGCTTATTTTTAGGCCACATACAATATGGGTATAGCATTCCACACATGATATCAGAAAATCCAGAAGAAGAGATGGTTCCCTCAAAAAAACTCCACAAGAACTTTAccagaagtgcctgttcatgccATTCCTTGTTTCTCACTGGCTTAAGACAGATGACATGCTCCATCCTGAACCAACCACTTTCAGGGAAGATTGGGGTGTCCCTTGAACTAGCCAGAATCCATCTTGAAACCAGGAGTATGGTCACTTTACTTTATAGAAccatgtgtagataaggagtggtacacaaacaaaacccagttcttctggaaagagcagagagaaacaCCTTGTGAGGGCAATGAACAATTAGTACCTATATTcacttacatatttttcttccCGCTTACGTATTTTCAAATGTAGATGACTCTGTTCCCCAAAACAAGAGTTTAGTAGACCATATAGTTCTCACATCCAGATCTAACTCCAGGATATCAAGAGGTAAAGTCTTCATTCTCAGGTAATATCATCTATTTATGATAGTGCGATGTTTCCAGAAGTTCCCAGGTGACTTCTTTGAAAACAATGACCAGATTGAGGAAGGAAAGAGTTAAGCACCAAGATGAGAAATAAgttagaaatggaaataattttattataatcaaatgcataaatgtttaatttcatcCATATTTAGGATATTTGCTCCATCATACCAGATACCGCTGTTAGTTAATATTGAGATCTCAAAATTCCATTACCACTTGTATAAGTCTACAAAAGGGCCTCATGAAAATCATTTTGACATTTCCTCATCTAAAGCATCCAGAATAGTACACTTGAAGCATCACTGCCATCTGAAGCTTTTCTTCCTGGATTAGACTCAGTAGTAATTTAACCAAATAAGATGCCTAGTAAGACTGAAATGATTACACACAGAAGCATTTAGAATGACCCCCTGCTCTGAGCTGTGATTCCACTTGCCAAAAATTCTAGGGAACTAATTCTGTGTTGTCAGAGAGTTCTGTGTACCAGGGAGcctaattcttaaatatttctttttagaaaaagaacgGTAGGTTTGAAATTCCCAATGAatagctttttctttaaattaacatTAACCTGTGATCTAATATCAAATTACAtgagtttatttaaaagaaaagaaaaaaagacctattGGTTCAGTTTtaacaaaagaagaaggaaaataggagaaaagagatggaaaacaagATGGGTATTCTAGGAGATAAAAAAATTTcatattaatagattttttaaatttatttatacttttctagGTAGTATGATATAGACTCTAGCCAGATGACAGCTGAGATTGACTTTGAGGGACTGTAAAGTCAGGGTCTAGAATCCTTAACAAGTTGATTGGTGGGAGAAGCCAGATCTGCAGATTAGTTGGCAACAAGAAGTTTGGCAGTTCCTAAAAGCCAAGTAGGTTGGGCTGCAGAATCTGGATTCGAAGCCCAGGAAAAGGAAGCCATAGACTCCATAACCCAGGGATCTGAAGCCATGTGATCCACAACCCAGGGAGTAGGAGCTTCTAGGTCCATAGCCCAGGCAGTAACTTCTGCTGGATCCACAGCCTGGAGACCCAGGGTAAGCTGACTGGCAAGGATCACAGGGTATTGAGGTCCTCTGGTGGTAGGAAATTGTCTGGAAGGGGCTGGACACCATGTAGGACATCTGGAAACTGGTAGGATCACAGTAGGTCTCCTGACAGCCACCGGACAGGGAGGGGCCCAGCTGGCAGGTGCTGAGAGAGCAGATGTCAGTGGGGTAGACAAGGTTGTTGAGACAGAAAGAGCCACAGGAGCTTGGGTAGCTCAGGTAACCCCCAAGGGAGTGGGAGTAGAAGGTTGCAGAGCAGCAGCTGTAGGACATTTTGGCAGGAGATGTGAGTTCAGGGGACTGACAGTGAAGAGATGCTCTGATATCCCCCCTTTCTCCcaggcatatgtgtgtgtgtgtgtgtgtgtgtgtgtgtgtgtgtgtatgtgtgtgtgtgtatctcctcaCTGTACTAGATGTGATTCAGACCCTTACCATTCTTGTACATGTCTTGTCATGAAAATAACTAATTCACCTAGGCCATAATTATAACTGAACACATTCATGTGTTCTTAACTGCAGTTTAATTATTTGGGTTTATAGAAGACACTCctcttcccacttttttttttctctttttcttcctggaactAAGGTATGGTTTGCCTTCAAAAGATACTTGTCATGAGGCCTATAGTATCCTCCCTTCTTCATGAGCTTGACTATGGGGATTTTTGAGCATGAACGTCTTGTTACCAGCAATATACTCCTAACAGTCACCAGCACCTCCATCCCAAATATTTGTACgtattttattgaacatttaccaTGTGTGCAACTTGAAAATTGTGTtatcatttaatccttgcaacaacCCTATAAGAAAGGATTTATTACTAATATAGTAACCCAGTGTGTGCCTGTCTTCAAAGCCAACAGGAACATCGTAGGTATGCCAACAATTCAAGAAGCTTGTCCTCTCCACTCCCACAACCACATGAACAATGAATGCCTGGGCAGAAAAATCACATTTCAGTGTGataacatttgcattttatctGAGGTGCCTACTTATAAAGTCCTACCTCTTTTTTGAAATTCCCAAATGCAG harbors:
- the LOC131825687 gene encoding keratin-associated protein 13-1-like, coding for MSYSCCSATFYSHSLGGYLSYPSSCGSFCLNNLVYPTDICSLSTCQLGPSLSGGCQETYCDPTSFQMSYMVSSPFQTISYHQRTSIPCDPCQSAYPGSPGCGSSRSYCLGYGPRSSYSLGCGSHGFRSLGYGVYGFLFLGFESRFCSPTYLAFRNCQTSCCQLICRSGFSHQSTC
- the LOC131825686 gene encoding keratin-associated protein 27-1; this encodes MLQSQGHSLRSSYNVPPLSAIVHGSKLIDFEDGLFLPSSCHGRTWLLDNFQETCSETTSCKVPNHKQELCAEPSCAQSAGLPRVVQTTCSNSRAFEKTMCQSGHSSAVSECVSQPCQSGSSQQVGSVVQSCQPVSSVAKSCPPKTCVSKSCQSLECEPGPGQSQSSESSSCRPPVYVAPGSQLLESSQTYEPTCCVTGGLQLPRK